The window TCGAGCTGCGTGCCTTCGATGTACGGCAGGCTCTTCGGGTCGACCAGCACCTTCACGCCCTGGTCCTCGAAGATCACGTCCTCGGGTGCCGCCTCATCAGCGTACTCGAGCTTGTAGGCCAGGCCGGAGCAGCCGGTGGTCTTGACACCCAGACGCACACCGACGCCTTTGCCGCGCTTGCCCAGGTAGCGCGTCACGTGGCGTGCCGCAGCAGGAGTCAGGGTGACGGCCATCGTGGTCAGTGCGTTGCGGTCGCGGCGGCAGGCTGCGCGTTGCCATGCTTGGCCTTGTAGTCGCTCACGGCCGCCTTGATCGCGTCCTCGGCCAGGATCGAACAGTGGATCTTCACCGGCGGGAGCGCCAGCTCCTCGGCGATCTGGGTGTTCTTGATCGTCAGCGCTTCGTCGAGCGACTTGCCCTTGACCCATTCGGTGACCAGCGAGCTCGACGCGATCGCCGAACCGCAGCCATAGGTCTTGAACTTGGCGTCCTCGATCAGCCCGGTCGCCGGGTTGACCTTGATCTGCAGCTTCATCACATCGCCGCAGGCCGGAGCCCCAACCATGCCAGTGCCGACCGTGTCGTCGCCCTTCTCGAAGGAACCGACGTTGCGGGGATTCTCGTAGTGCTCAACGACTTTTTCGCTATAGGCCATGCTGCTGCTCCTGAAACTCGGTCGAACGGGGTGCCGGGGCGAGGCTCAGTGCGCCGCCCACTGGATGGTGCTGATATCGACGCCGTCCTGGTACATCTCCCAAAGCGGCGACAGTTCGCGCAGTTTGGCCACGTTGTGGCGGATGGTGCCGATGGCGTAATCGATCTCTTCCTCGGTCGTGAAGCGGCCGATGGTCATGCGCAGGCTGGAGTGCGCCAGTTCGTCGCTGCGGCCCAGCGCGCGCAGCACGTAGCTCGGCTCCAGGCTGGCCGAGGTGCAGGCCGAACCCGACGACACCGCGAGACCCTTGATGCCCATGATCAGCGACTCGCCCTCGACGAAGTTGAAGCTCATGTTCACGTTGTGCGGCACGCGCCGCTCGGCGTGGCCGTTCAGGAAGGTCTGCTCGATGTCGGCCAGGCCGTCGATCAGGCGCTTCTGGAGCATGCGAATGCGCTCGCTCTCGGTGCCCATCTCCTCGCGCGCGATGCGGAAGGCCTCGCCCATGCCGACGATCTGATGCGTGGGCAGCGTGCCGGAGCGCATGCCACGCTCGTGGCCGCCGCCATGCATCTGCGCTTCCAGCCGCACGCGCGGCTTGCGGCGCACGTACAGCGCACCGATGCCCTTGGGACCGTAGGTCTTGTGCGAGGCCAAGCTCATCAGGTCGACCGGCAGCGTGGCCAGATCGATCGCGACCTTGCCGGTCGCCTGGGCCGCATCGACATGGAACACGATGCCGCGCTCGCGGCACAGTGCACCGATCGCCGGGATGTCCTGGATGACGCCGATCTCGTTGTTGACGAACATCACCGAGACGAGGATCGTGTCAGGCCGGATCGTGGTCTTGAGCAGGTCGAGGTCGATCAGACCGTCTTCCTGAACCTCCAGGTAGCTCACCTCGAAACCCTGGCGCTCGAGTTCGCGCATGGTGTCGAGCACCGCCTTGTGCTCGGTCCGGACCGTGATCAGGTGCTTGCCGCGCGTCTTGTAGAACTGCGCCGCGCCCTTGAGCGCGAGGTTGTTGGACTCGGTCGCGCCGGAGGTCCAGACGATCTCGCGCGGGTCCGCACCGATCAGTGCCGCCACCTCGCCGCGTGCCTTCTCGACCGCCTCTTCGGCCTCCCATCCCCATGCGTGGCTGCGCGAGGCTGGATTGCCGAAGTGTTCACGCAGCCAGGGAATCATCGCGTCGACGACGCGGGGGTCGACCGGCGTCGTGGCGCCGTAGTCCATGTAGATCGGAAAGTGCGGGGTCATGTCCATGGCGGGCGGCTCCCTGGCATCAGGGCGTGGCTGGCGGGAGCGGAAGGCGGTTGATTACTTGCTGAAGGAGCTGCCGAGCGCGAACACGGAGTTCGGCGCAGTGATCTTGATCGGCTTGACGACCGGCTGCGACGAGATCGCCCGCTTGACCGGCGCCTCCTCGATCGACACACCCTTGGCGAGCTGGTCGTCGACCAGCTTGCGCAGCGAGATCGAGTCCAGGAACTCGATCATCTTGGTGTTCAGGCTGGCCCACAGGTCGTGCGTCATGCAGCGGCCCGAATCCTCGCCCATGCAGTTTTCCTTGCCGCCGCAACCTGTGGCGTCGATCGGCTCGTCGACCGCGACGATGATGTCGGCGACCGTGATCTCCTCGGCCTTGCGACCCAGCGAATAGCCGCCGCCCGGGCCACGGGTCGACTCGACCAGCTCATGACGGCGCAGCTTGCCGAACAGCTGTTCCAGGTAGGACAGCGAGATCTGCTGGCGCGAACTGATCGCGGCAAGCGCAACCGGGCCGCTGTGCTCGCGCAGGGCCAAGTCGATCATGGCGGTGACGGCAAAGCGGCCTTTGGTGGTGAGACGCATACTGAACTCCTTGAGGCGCGTGGCTGGCGGACCGGGTATCCGGGGGTCGCTTCACTGCGAGCCATCGGGACTTAATCCCGACTGAATAGCTCAATTATAGGTGAAGCCGACTTATTTGGTCGGACACGTCCCCGTAAGTTCCCCTACTTGCGACCCGGAGTTCGAGCCAGGTGCTCGACCAGCCCGTCGCAGGCCGCCTCGACCAAGTCCAGCACGTGGTCGAACCCGGCTGCGCCACCATAATAGGGGTCAGGTACAACTTCACTGCCCGCCGTGCGGCCGAATTCCATCAGCCGCCGGAGCTTGCGCTGGGCCTGCGGTGGGCAGCGCTCCTGGAGCAGCGCCAGATTGTCCCAATCCATCGCCAGCAGCAGGTCGAAGCGCTCGAAATCGTCGTCATCCACCGCGCGGGCCCGTTGCGCCGACAGATCGTAGCCGCGCCGCGCGGCATACGCCCGGCTGCGCTCGTCCGGCGGCTCGCCCACATGGTAGGCATGGGTGCCCGCCGAATCGACGAGCACCCACTCGGCCATCCCGGCCGCGGCCAGCCGTGCGCGGAGCACGCCTTCGGCCGTGGGGCTGCGGCAGATGTTCCCCATGCAGACCATGAGGACACGGAACGGTGGCGGGGCTTCGGGCACGGGCTTCTCCATCGAGAGCCGCGATTCTCGACGAAGCCTCCGCGCCGGCACGCCACGCGCACCATCACACCGAGGCGAACCCGGCGCTGTCGGCCGGCCCACCTGCCGAGCTGCGAATCCTCAGCGGCCGAGCGCCTTCGCGGAGACGCCGCCGATGCCCCAGTTCTCCTTGGGTACATCGTGGATCCACACGCGCACGTTCTCCTTCGGCGCCCCCACCGCCTCCATCATGGCCTGGGTGACCTTCTCGATCACGGCGCGCTTCTGCTCTTCGGTGCGACCTTCGATGAGGTAGATCTGTGCGAACGGCATGAGCCTCTCCTGTGTCCTGTGGTCGGTCGCGGCACTCAGGCGGCGGCCTTGTGCGCGGCGGCGGCGCGCTCGCGCGCCAGCGTCATCGCGGTGTCCTCGATCATGTCCTCCTGGCCGCCCACCATGCCGCGGCGGCCCAGTTCGACCAGGATCTCACGGGCCGGCACGCCGTATTTCTTCTCGGCGCGCTTGGCGAACAGCAGGAAGGACGAGTACACGCCGGCATAGCCCAGCGTCAGCGAGTCGCGGTCGACACGGATGATGTGATCCATGATCGGCACCACCAGGTCCTCGGCCACGTCCTGGATCCGGAACACGTCCACGCCGGTCGCGATGCCCATGCGGTCGCACACGGCGATGAACACCTCCATCGGCGTGTTGCCCGCGCCCGCGCCCAGTCCGGCGGCCGCCGCGTCGATGCGGTTCGCACCGGCGTCGACCGCGGCGATCGAGTTGGCCACGCCCATCGCGAGGTTGTGATGACCGTGGAAACCCAGTTCAGTCTCGGGCTTCAGGGCGCCGCGCACCGCGCGCAGCCGCACCGTCACGTCGTCGGGCAGCATGTAGCCGGCCGAGTCGGTGACGTAGATGCAGTTGGCCCCATAGCCTTCCATCAGCAGCGCCTGGCTCACCAGCTTCTCGGGGCTGGCCATGTGGGCCATCATCAGGAAGCCCACGGTGTCCATCTCGAGCGAGCGCGCCTTCGAGATGTGCTGCTCGGACACGTCGGCCTCGGTGCAGTGGGTGGCCACGCGCACGGTGTGCACGCCGAGGTCCTTGGCCATCAGCAGGTGGTCGACGGTGCCGATGCCCGGCAGCAGCAACGCCGACACCTTGGCCTGCTTCATCAGCGGGATCACCGCACCGAGGTATTCCTCGTCGCTGTGGGCCGGGAAACCATAGTTGACCGACGAGCCGCCCAGGCCGTCGCCGTGCGTCACCTCGATCAGCGGCACACCGGCGGCGTCCAGGCCGCTGGCGATGCTCTTCATCTGATCCAGCGTCATCAGGTGGCGCTTGGGGTGCATGCCGTCGCGCAGCGTCATGTCATGGACGGTGATCTTCTTGCCTTGCAGGTTCATCATGGCGTTCTCCTTCGTCCGGGTCAGGCCGGCACAGCTTCGAGCTTGAGCGTGCCGGCGATCAGTTCCTCGGCGAACATCTCGGCGGTGCGTGCGGCGGCGGCGGTCATGATGTCCAGGTTGCCGGCGTACTTGGGCAGGTAGTCGCCCAGGCCCTCGACCTCCATGAAGACCGAGACGCGCTTGCCGTCGAACACCGGGCCATTGACCAGCTTGTAGCCCGGCACGTACTTCTGCACCTCGCGGATCATCTGGTGGATCGATGCGGTAATCCGGTCGCGGTCGGGCTCGTCCACCGTCAGACAGTGCACGGTGTCGCGCATGATCAACGGCGGCTCGGCCGGGTTGATGATGATGATGGCCTTGCCCTTCTTCGCGCCGCCGACCTTCTCGACCGCGCCGGCCGTGGTGCGGGTGAACTCGTCGATGTTCTTGCGCGTGCCGGGGCCGACCGAGCGGCTGGAGACGGTGGCGACGATCTCGCCGTAGGCCACTGCCTGCACCTGCGACACCGCGGCCACCATCGGGATGGTGGCCTGGCCGCCGCAGGTGACCATGTTGACGTTCATCTCGCGCCGCCCGAGGTGCTGCTTCAGGTTCACCGGGGGCACGCAGAACGGGCCGATGGCCGCCGGCGTGAGGTCGATCATCATCACGCCCAGCGCGTTGAGCTTGCGCGAGTTCTCGGCGTGCACATAGGCACTGGTCGCGTCGAAGGCGATCTGCACGCCGTCGGCCTTGACATGCGGCAGCAGGCCGTCGACACCCTCGGCGGTGGTCTTGAGCCCCGCGTCGCGGGCCCGCTTGAGGCCGTCGGAGCCGGGGTCGATGCCGACCATCCACACCGGCTCGAGCACCGGGCTGCGCTGGAGCTTGGCAAGCAGGTCGGTGCCGATGTTGCCCGGCCCGATGAGGGCGCACTTGATCTTCTTCATGAAAAACTCCGGGAGTGAACAGATTCAAGGGCCGGCGACCCGCGTCGCCGGCCGTGGGCTCGTCAGTCGCCGCCTCGCATGTTCTGCACCTGGAACAGGCTGGGCGGGTTGAGCTTGGGATCGACCTGGCCCTTGAACTGGCCGGTGGTGCAGTGCTTGGCCTGCACGTCGATCATCGAGAACGAGTCGTCGATCGCGATGCCGGTGCCCTTGTTGACCGGCAGGTGGTGGTCGGGGTGCGACTTGCCGATCGTGAAGGTCTTCCACAGCTCGCCCTTGCGGTCGTAGATCAGCGTGCGGTTGATGTTGAAGACCTGCGCATCGACGTGGAACACGCGCTTGCTCACCGGGTGGCTGGCCAGCACCGGTGCGGCCTCGAGCACGTAGACCTTGCGCAGCTGCCAGGTGATCTTCGGGAAGCAGCCGCCCTGCCCGCCGAAGTCCACGAACTTGTAGCCGCTCGGGTCCTTGAACTCGTCGGTCAGCTGCAGCTCGTTGTGGTTGTAGTAGGGCATCAGGATGTTCTTCGTGCCCTTGAACGTCCACTTCATGTCCGAGATGCGGCCGTTGTAGCCCTCGAAGTCCTCGATCATCAGGTCGGCGCCCAGGAAGGCATCCGTCGTCTGCCCGGTGGCGAGCCGGCGCACGCGGCGCTGGAAGCCGAGGTAGAGGTAGGCGTCGTCGAACTTCAGGTCGTCCTCGTAGCGCTGGATCAGGAGCTGCGTGTTCTTCAGGTCCTGCGGCTCGAGCACCTTCACGTAGATGCCGCGGAACAGCTCCGACGGGTTCGGCGTCACCTCGGGCACCGGGGCGTGCTGCACGCGGTGCTTGAAGTTCAGGAAGTGGAAGTTGAACTTCAGCGTGCGCTCGACCTGGCCGCTCGTCATGTTGCGGTACTTCCAGTAGAACGGGTAGATCGCGGCGTTGTCGCCCCAGTTGAGGCCGTACTTGAAGTTCCAGGCCAGCTTCTCGCCGGCGCGCGGGTCGTCGGCCTTGGGCTCCTCGGGGAAGGGCCGGCCGGCAACGAAGCCGGTGATCTCACCGTTCTGGGCACCGAGCTTGGCGGTGTTCAGGTTCTTCTTCGTGGCCTCGACGTAGAACTTGTCCATCGCGAACTGCGTGGTCGGTCCGACCTTGATCTCGTCCCAGCCGTTCTTGACGATCTGGTAGAGGCCCGGGTCCAGGGCGTCCTTGAACTGCTCGACATTGCCCTTGTTCACGACGGTGCCGGCCGCCAGCCCGGGGAAGCTCGGGAAGCCGTTCTTGTACGGGTTGAACGCGGCCTCCACGTCGGCCTCGGTGGCGGCGCCGGCGGCCAGGGCGAAGCCCGCCGTGACCAGGGCCAGCCCGATCTGATGAATCTTCGTTGTCATGATGCTTGTCTCCTGCTTCAGAACTGATACCGCGCGGTGAGGAAGATCTCGTTCTCCTTCCATGCGGCGCCGATGGGGCCGGCGCGGAAGCGCCCGAGGGGCTCGAAGCCGCCGAAGCCGCGCGAGTAGGGGGTGGTGGGGTCGGCGTCACCGAAGGGCGCGGTGAACGGCCCCCACGGGTTGCACGAGCGGCAGTCGTCGAACTTCCAGCGGTCCTCGCCGTTGCGCAGCTTGAAGTTGCCCCCGAAGCTGATCTTGAACTTGTCGGTGACGATCCAGTCGACCTGCGGGGAGGTGACCAGCGCGCGGGCCTGCACGTCGTAGGCCGTGATCAGCTGCGGGCTGACGCGGTCGTTGACGAGGAAGGCCTTCATCAGCAGCGTGGCGATCACGTTGTTCTCCCAGTCGGGCATGCCCACCGGGCCGAACTGGCCGCGCTCGTACTCGTGGTCGAAGATGTGCTGGTAGAACAGCTGCGCGGAGAACAGCGTGGTGCGGTTGGGGTTGATGAAGGGCACGAAGGTGGGCCGGTCGAAGCCGACCACCGAGCGGAACACCTTGTTCTTCGAGTACAGCTGGGGCTTGAGGGTGTTGGCGAACTCCTCGCCGTTGGTGAAGGCCGCCTCGACCCGCACCGCCGCCTTGGCCGCCTGCCACTCGAAGTCCATCGAGCCGCCGATGAGGTTCACGCGCGGGAAGTGCATGTCGAAGGCGATCAGGTAGGGCCAGCCGCCCTGCGCGTCGGTGCGCGTCTCGCCGGTGAAGGCGTTGGTCGCGCCCTTGCCGCCGCGCAGCGAGGGCAGCTGCGAGCGGTAGGTCAAGGCGTTGAGCGAGAACGACAGGCCGTCCTGGCTCACGCCCTCGTACTTCAGCCCGAGCTGGGTGTTCTTCAAGCTCCAGTTGGGCAGCTTCACGTCGCGCAGGCCGATCTGGCCGGGGCCGAAGTCGGTGGCGAGCAGCACGCCGGGGCCGACGTTGGCGAAGTTGGCCACCGTGCCGCCGTTGTCCCACAGGTTCTTCATGCCGCGGAAGAAGCAGCCGGCGTCGAGGATGACGTTGGCGGTGCCGCACTGGCCGAGGTTGTTGGGGCGGAACTTGTCGAAGTTCCACACCAGCTGCAGGTTGCGGTCCTGCATGCTCTCGCTCGGGCCCATGCGGTACTCGGCCTGGGCGATCCACATGGGGATGCGGATGTCCTGGAGTTCGTCGTAGATGTTGTTGCGCGAGTAGTCGACCGGGTTGATCA is drawn from Methylibium petroleiphilum PM1 and contains these coding sequences:
- the iscA gene encoding iron-sulfur cluster assembly protein IscA; protein product: MAVTLTPAAARHVTRYLGKRGKGVGVRLGVKTTGCSGLAYKLEYADEAAPEDVIFEDQGVKVLVDPKSLPYIEGTQLDFVREGLNEGFKFNNPNERDRCGCGESFRI
- the iscU gene encoding Fe-S cluster assembly scaffold IscU gives rise to the protein MAYSEKVVEHYENPRNVGSFEKGDDTVGTGMVGAPACGDVMKLQIKVNPATGLIEDAKFKTYGCGSAIASSSLVTEWVKGKSLDEALTIKNTQIAEELALPPVKIHCSILAEDAIKAAVSDYKAKHGNAQPAAATATH
- a CDS encoding IscS subfamily cysteine desulfurase → MDMTPHFPIYMDYGATTPVDPRVVDAMIPWLREHFGNPASRSHAWGWEAEEAVEKARGEVAALIGADPREIVWTSGATESNNLALKGAAQFYKTRGKHLITVRTEHKAVLDTMRELERQGFEVSYLEVQEDGLIDLDLLKTTIRPDTILVSVMFVNNEIGVIQDIPAIGALCRERGIVFHVDAAQATGKVAIDLATLPVDLMSLASHKTYGPKGIGALYVRRKPRVRLEAQMHGGGHERGMRSGTLPTHQIVGMGEAFRIAREEMGTESERIRMLQKRLIDGLADIEQTFLNGHAERRVPHNVNMSFNFVEGESLIMGIKGLAVSSGSACTSASLEPSYVLRALGRSDELAHSSLRMTIGRFTTEEEIDYAIGTIRHNVAKLRELSPLWEMYQDGVDISTIQWAAH
- the iscR gene encoding Fe-S cluster assembly transcriptional regulator IscR; translation: MRLTTKGRFAVTAMIDLALREHSGPVALAAISSRQQISLSYLEQLFGKLRRHELVESTRGPGGGYSLGRKAEEITVADIIVAVDEPIDATGCGGKENCMGEDSGRCMTHDLWASLNTKMIEFLDSISLRKLVDDQLAKGVSIEEAPVKRAISSQPVVKPIKITAPNSVFALGSSFSK
- a CDS encoding low molecular weight protein-tyrosine-phosphatase is translated as MEKPVPEAPPPFRVLMVCMGNICRSPTAEGVLRARLAAAGMAEWVLVDSAGTHAYHVGEPPDERSRAYAARRGYDLSAQRARAVDDDDFERFDLLLAMDWDNLALLQERCPPQAQRKLRRLMEFGRTAGSEVVPDPYYGGAAGFDHVLDLVEAACDGLVEHLARTPGRK
- a CDS encoding 2-hydroxymuconate tautomerase produces the protein MPFAQIYLIEGRTEEQKRAVIEKVTQAMMEAVGAPKENVRVWIHDVPKENWGIGGVSAKALGR
- the dmpG gene encoding 4-hydroxy-2-oxovalerate aldolase; this translates as MNLQGKKITVHDMTLRDGMHPKRHLMTLDQMKSIASGLDAAGVPLIEVTHGDGLGGSSVNYGFPAHSDEEYLGAVIPLMKQAKVSALLLPGIGTVDHLLMAKDLGVHTVRVATHCTEADVSEQHISKARSLEMDTVGFLMMAHMASPEKLVSQALLMEGYGANCIYVTDSAGYMLPDDVTVRLRAVRGALKPETELGFHGHHNLAMGVANSIAAVDAGANRIDAAAAGLGAGAGNTPMEVFIAVCDRMGIATGVDVFRIQDVAEDLVVPIMDHIIRVDRDSLTLGYAGVYSSFLLFAKRAEKKYGVPAREILVELGRRGMVGGQEDMIEDTAMTLARERAAAAHKAAA
- a CDS encoding acetaldehyde dehydrogenase (acetylating), translated to MKKIKCALIGPGNIGTDLLAKLQRSPVLEPVWMVGIDPGSDGLKRARDAGLKTTAEGVDGLLPHVKADGVQIAFDATSAYVHAENSRKLNALGVMMIDLTPAAIGPFCVPPVNLKQHLGRREMNVNMVTCGGQATIPMVAAVSQVQAVAYGEIVATVSSRSVGPGTRKNIDEFTRTTAGAVEKVGGAKKGKAIIIINPAEPPLIMRDTVHCLTVDEPDRDRITASIHQMIREVQKYVPGYKLVNGPVFDGKRVSVFMEVEGLGDYLPKYAGNLDIMTAAAARTAEMFAEELIAGTLKLEAVPA
- a CDS encoding DUF1329 domain-containing protein → MTTKIHQIGLALVTAGFALAAGAATEADVEAAFNPYKNGFPSFPGLAAGTVVNKGNVEQFKDALDPGLYQIVKNGWDEIKVGPTTQFAMDKFYVEATKKNLNTAKLGAQNGEITGFVAGRPFPEEPKADDPRAGEKLAWNFKYGLNWGDNAAIYPFYWKYRNMTSGQVERTLKFNFHFLNFKHRVQHAPVPEVTPNPSELFRGIYVKVLEPQDLKNTQLLIQRYEDDLKFDDAYLYLGFQRRVRRLATGQTTDAFLGADLMIEDFEGYNGRISDMKWTFKGTKNILMPYYNHNELQLTDEFKDPSGYKFVDFGGQGGCFPKITWQLRKVYVLEAAPVLASHPVSKRVFHVDAQVFNINRTLIYDRKGELWKTFTIGKSHPDHHLPVNKGTGIAIDDSFSMIDVQAKHCTTGQFKGQVDPKLNPPSLFQVQNMRGGD
- a CDS encoding DUF1302 family protein: MKNRQDTARRSGATPRAGQSRRLARAALAGGLAVCGLAQAQDAAAPVDPWKVDIYYENDTRFRGKDATGERVGLSKFRNTLQVEADKKLEGGWKFRSILRGSFDGVYRMNDDQYGRKAGGGVLLESQGGPPPVPHGSGIVNKGLVDGLGLVNNVFGFNSTNPAAPNYNPNEGLRLLGDRWHDSLNGGVEFATPVRPCDTDRRGCADFGGYGDKKRSELELPEFNERWDVIREAFVTNTVGLADGKQLFLKLGKQQVVWGRTDLFRVLDVINPVDYSRNNIYDELQDIRIPMWIAQAEYRMGPSESMQDRNLQLVWNFDKFRPNNLGQCGTANVILDAGCFFRGMKNLWDNGGTVANFANVGPGVLLATDFGPGQIGLRDVKLPNWSLKNTQLGLKYEGVSQDGLSFSLNALTYRSQLPSLRGGKGATNAFTGETRTDAQGGWPYLIAFDMHFPRVNLIGGSMDFEWQAAKAAVRVEAAFTNGEEFANTLKPQLYSKNKVFRSVVGFDRPTFVPFINPNRTTLFSAQLFYQHIFDHEYERGQFGPVGMPDWENNVIATLLMKAFLVNDRVSPQLITAYDVQARALVTSPQVDWIVTDKFKISFGGNFKLRNGEDRWKFDDCRSCNPWGPFTAPFGDADPTTPYSRGFGGFEPLGRFRAGPIGAAWKENEIFLTARYQF